Proteins from a single region of Massilibacterium senegalense:
- a CDS encoding YihY/virulence factor BrkB family protein: protein MDIFKKVYQNGKEFIQKVMEEDIFSLSAQISYYLILSLFPFLMFTVTLLGFLPIRTDDVLSLLEGVAPEESLKIIEPNLHSVFETKRSGLLSITIIATIWSASNGINAIIRSLNKAYDVTENRTFIKTRGNAIILTIIMIFIIVLALVLPVFGDWIAHFIFVTLNVSSTLVPIWTLIRWLASFCVLYFAFLLIYVWSPNMKLHFQDVGTGALFAASGWLLVSYLFSYFVNHFGNYSATYGSLAGVIVLMLWFYISGMILIVGGILNAFLMKKRKEKEALEEAK, encoded by the coding sequence ATGGATATTTTCAAGAAAGTGTATCAAAATGGGAAAGAATTTATTCAAAAAGTAATGGAAGAAGATATTTTTAGTTTGTCTGCACAGATTTCTTATTATTTAATTTTATCGTTATTTCCATTTTTAATGTTTACCGTTACATTGTTAGGTTTTTTGCCGATTCGAACCGATGATGTGTTGTCATTGTTAGAAGGGGTAGCTCCGGAAGAATCACTGAAAATTATTGAACCTAATTTACACTCTGTCTTTGAAACAAAGCGTAGTGGGCTCTTATCCATTACGATTATTGCAACAATTTGGTCTGCTTCGAACGGGATTAATGCGATTATTCGTTCTTTAAATAAAGCGTACGATGTAACAGAAAATCGGACGTTTATTAAAACGCGAGGAAATGCAATCATTTTAACGATTATTATGATTTTTATTATCGTACTTGCGTTAGTGTTACCTGTATTCGGTGACTGGATTGCTCATTTTATTTTCGTTACGTTAAACGTTTCCAGTACGCTTGTACCAATTTGGACGCTCATTCGTTGGTTAGCAAGTTTTTGTGTATTATATTTTGCTTTTTTACTGATTTACGTATGGAGTCCTAATATGAAATTACACTTTCAAGATGTTGGAACTGGTGCTCTCTTTGCAGCATCTGGTTGGTTATTAGTGTCGTATTTATTTTCCTATTTTGTGAATCATTTTGGCAATTATTCTGCTACGTACGGTTCTTTAGCAGGTGTCATCGTTTTAATGTTATGGTTTTATATTTCGGGTATGATTTTAATTGTTGGTGGGATTTTAAATGCATTTCTAATGAAAAAAAGAAAAGAAAAAGAAGCGTTGGAGGAAGCAAAATGA
- a CDS encoding disulfide oxidoreductase, with product MKWLYSAWITAIVAMISSLYFSEVQGFIPCELCWYQRIFMYPLVLLFMIAVFKRDFHIYRYALPLSIIGALFSIVHYLQQKTSLFETSILKCTKGVPCSGQYINWFGFITIPFLALMAFSFIIIFMILLRQQTKNEALS from the coding sequence ATGAAGTGGCTTTATTCTGCTTGGATTACTGCAATTGTCGCCATGATTAGCAGTTTATACTTTAGCGAAGTACAAGGTTTCATTCCTTGTGAACTCTGTTGGTACCAACGAATCTTTATGTATCCACTCGTCCTATTATTTATGATAGCAGTATTTAAAAGAGATTTTCATATATATCGCTATGCGTTACCTTTAAGTATCATTGGCGCTCTTTTTTCCATTGTTCATTATTTACAACAAAAAACATCGCTTTTCGAAACATCTATTTTAAAATGCACAAAAGGGGTTCCTTGTTCTGGACAATACATTAATTGGTTTGGATTTATCACGATTCCTTTTTTAGCACTCATGGCATTTAGTTTTATTATTATTTTCATGATTTTATTAAGACAACAAACGAAAAACGAAGCCTTGTCGTAA
- a CDS encoding FMN-binding glutamate synthase family protein yields MKVTIETIMLIILSIILLAIIMPVIVFAYLWFVDHNQQQHAILRNFPVLGKVRYLFEIVGPEFRQYLFDTDTESKPYSRVDYLNVVLPSKYLNYVIPFGSKRDFDKEGYYIRNAMFPKQKTELAVDNSQLVKTRKYVIDKESIVTRKEHLVDAETEPWLLKEDDAIIIGPNRKHPFVVHGQIGMSGMSYGALGENAISALSEGLGIATGTWMNTGEGGVSLYHLKGNTDVIMQIGPGLFGVRDTAGNFSWEKLKEKSEMEQIKAFELKLGQGAKIRGGHIEGVKVSEHIAEIRGVEPYKTVDSPNRFNEFNDLASMFTFIAKMQQVAEKPVGIKIVVGSYDSVAELAQYMKETGKGPDFITVDGGEGGTGATYQELADSVGLPIKSALFMLDEALRQYGVRDRVKIIASGKLFTPDRVAVALGMGADLVNIARGFMFTVGCINAQHCHTNKCPVGVATTDPELQRALVVDEKKYRVANYVIAMRKGLYNIAAAAGIDSPAKFSKQHIVFKDLFGRALTLKEIRQKRMVEENDHSLYA; encoded by the coding sequence ATGAAGGTGACGATAGAAACGATTATGTTAATTATTTTATCTATTATTTTATTAGCAATTATTATGCCTGTGATTGTTTTTGCTTACTTATGGTTTGTAGACCATAATCAACAACAACATGCCATTTTGCGTAATTTCCCTGTGCTAGGGAAAGTGCGTTATTTATTTGAAATTGTTGGCCCAGAGTTTCGCCAATATTTATTTGACACAGATACAGAAAGTAAACCGTATTCACGTGTCGATTATTTAAACGTAGTGTTACCATCCAAATATTTAAATTATGTCATTCCGTTCGGTTCGAAACGAGATTTTGATAAAGAAGGCTACTACATTCGAAATGCAATGTTCCCGAAACAAAAAACAGAACTCGCAGTAGATAATAGTCAATTAGTGAAAACAAGAAAATATGTTATTGATAAGGAAAGTATTGTAACGCGAAAAGAACATTTAGTAGATGCGGAAACAGAACCATGGTTATTAAAAGAAGATGATGCAATCATTATTGGACCGAATCGAAAACATCCTTTTGTTGTGCACGGACAAATTGGCATGAGTGGAATGAGTTACGGGGCACTTGGTGAAAATGCAATTTCTGCTTTGTCAGAAGGATTAGGAATTGCCACTGGTACATGGATGAATACAGGGGAAGGTGGTGTATCTCTGTATCATTTAAAAGGAAACACGGATGTCATTATGCAAATCGGTCCCGGGCTTTTTGGAGTACGCGATACAGCGGGGAATTTTTCATGGGAAAAATTAAAAGAAAAAAGTGAAATGGAACAAATTAAAGCATTTGAGTTAAAACTAGGGCAAGGGGCTAAAATTCGTGGTGGTCATATTGAAGGGGTAAAAGTGTCGGAACATATTGCTGAAATTCGCGGAGTAGAACCGTATAAAACCGTCGATAGTCCGAACCGTTTTAATGAATTTAATGATTTAGCCTCTATGTTTACGTTCATTGCAAAAATGCAACAAGTAGCAGAAAAACCAGTCGGTATTAAAATTGTTGTCGGCAGCTATGATTCTGTTGCAGAATTAGCGCAATACATGAAAGAAACAGGAAAAGGACCAGACTTCATTACGGTAGATGGTGGGGAAGGTGGAACAGGAGCAACCTATCAAGAGTTAGCGGATAGCGTCGGGTTACCGATTAAAAGTGCCTTGTTTATGTTAGATGAAGCACTTCGTCAATATGGGGTACGTGACCGAGTGAAAATTATTGCTTCTGGTAAATTATTTACTCCTGACCGCGTTGCCGTGGCATTAGGAATGGGAGCAGACTTAGTTAATATCGCTCGTGGATTTATGTTTACAGTAGGATGTATTAATGCACAACATTGTCATACGAATAAATGTCCTGTTGGTGTAGCAACGACGGATCCAGAATTACAACGTGCACTTGTGGTGGATGAGAAAAAGTATCGGGTTGCGAACTATGTTATTGCGATGAGAAAAGGATTGTACAATATTGCAGCAGCAGCGGGAATTGATAGCCCAGCGAAATTTTCTAAACAACATATCGTGTTTAAAGATTTATTTGGTCGAGCATTAACATTAAAAGAAATTCGTCAAAAACGAATGGTAGAAGAAAATGATCACTCTCTTTATGCTTAG
- a CDS encoding YtxH domain-containing protein produces the protein MRRLVKGMMVGSIIGGLISLCNRQTRNEVKETWDKAKVFVENPSIIKEKAMEWKETAENVVEDVTEVIGLVENVKMKTQSTMDKIKETREV, from the coding sequence ATGAGACGTTTAGTTAAAGGAATGATGGTCGGAAGTATCATTGGTGGATTGATAAGTTTATGTAATCGCCAAACAAGGAATGAAGTAAAGGAAACGTGGGATAAAGCGAAAGTATTTGTGGAAAATCCATCTATCATAAAAGAAAAAGCAATGGAATGGAAAGAGACAGCGGAAAATGTCGTAGAAGACGTAACAGAAGTCATTGGATTGGTTGAAAATGTGAAAATGAAGACGCAATCAACCATGGATAAAATCAAAGAAACGAGAGAAGTATAG
- a CDS encoding low molecular weight protein-tyrosine-phosphatase, whose amino-acid sequence MVSVLFVCLGNICRSPMAEAVFRQMVKENGLEEKIQVDSAGTGHWHVGETPHRGTQSILKKHNIDFTGIKARQIKSHDFRKFQYIVVMDGSNFHNVKQWNEQDNVMIKRLLDYTNEYDEKDVPDPYYTGNFQEVYEMVQKGCQGLLEDIRMREKL is encoded by the coding sequence ATGGTTTCTGTACTATTTGTTTGTTTAGGAAATATTTGTCGTTCTCCAATGGCGGAAGCAGTTTTTCGTCAAATGGTGAAAGAAAACGGGTTAGAAGAAAAAATTCAAGTGGATTCTGCAGGAACGGGACATTGGCATGTCGGAGAGACGCCACACCGCGGAACACAATCTATTTTAAAGAAACATAATATTGATTTTACTGGAATAAAAGCACGACAAATCAAGTCACATGACTTTAGGAAATTTCAATATATTGTAGTAATGGATGGAAGCAATTTTCATAATGTCAAACAATGGAACGAGCAAGACAATGTGATGATTAAGCGACTACTTGATTATACGAATGAATATGATGAAAAGGATGTTCCAGACCCGTATTATACCGGCAATTTTCAAGAGGTATATGAGATGGTGCAAAAAGGTTGTCAAGGACTTTTAGAAGATATTCGTATGCGGGAAAAGCTATAA
- a CDS encoding RidA family protein, with protein MSKQVVKTTNAPGAIGPYSQGLVVGPFVYTSGQIPLHPETGEMASTIEEQTKQSLNNVKAILEQAGATMDQVVKTVVFLQDLADFDKMNEVYATYFGEIAPTRSCVQVARLPKDAKVEIEAIAYLG; from the coding sequence ATGTCAAAACAAGTAGTCAAAACAACAAATGCACCAGGTGCGATTGGTCCATATTCACAAGGATTAGTAGTAGGACCTTTTGTGTATACGTCTGGTCAAATTCCATTACACCCAGAAACGGGAGAAATGGCAAGTACAATTGAAGAACAAACAAAACAATCGTTAAACAACGTAAAAGCTATTTTAGAACAAGCAGGTGCAACGATGGACCAAGTCGTAAAGACTGTTGTTTTTTTACAAGATTTAGCGGATTTTGATAAAATGAACGAAGTATATGCGACTTATTTCGGGGAAATTGCACCAACGCGTAGTTGTGTTCAAGTAGCACGCTTACCGAAAGATGCAAAAGTAGAAATAGAAGCAATTGCTTATTTAGGCTAA
- a CDS encoding heavy metal translocating P-type ATPase codes for MSCPIENTNQQLKEKEQTKSSFWEKYGELVAALTSGFLILIAWILSQFSISEMVTIALYISAFVIGGFAKAKEGIEETIKNKEPNVELLMIFAAIGSGLIGYWAEGAILIFIFSLSGALETYTMNKSHKEIASLMNLQPQEALKITADGESVVPVESLQVGDLVLVKPGERIPTDGKINKGTSNLDEAAITGESIPVSKQVGDEVFTGTVNLRSSIVVEVTKESSDSLFQKIIDLVQNAQSEKSPSQQFIERFEGKYVKVVLVAVLLMMFLPHYLLGWSWNDTIYRAMVLLVVASPCALVASIMPATLSAISNGAKRGVLFKGGVHIESLGHLNCIAFDKTGTLTKGKPEVTDIVVRPDLDKKTFLTIVASVEKHSTHPLAQAIVTYAKQQPNTSFIEIDHMEDVSGWGVKATVEKKEWKIGKKAFVGDEATETFENGIAIQLAEEGKTTVFVQDEKGIAGVLALQDTIRQEAIDALALLRHYGIRTVMITGDSEKTAQAIAKEAGVDEYFAECLPQDKVTIIKQLKEKYETVAMVGDGINDAPALATATTGVAMGEGTDVALETADIVLMKNDLSKIAYAIKLSRKMNKIVKQNIIFSLTVIMLLISANFLQAVNLPLGVIGHEGSTILVILNGLRLLREQN; via the coding sequence ATGAGTTGTCCAATTGAGAATACAAATCAACAATTAAAGGAGAAAGAACAGACAAAATCTTCGTTTTGGGAGAAATACGGAGAACTTGTCGCTGCATTAACGAGTGGATTTCTCATATTAATCGCTTGGATTTTATCGCAATTTTCTATTTCGGAAATGGTGACGATTGCGCTTTATATTAGCGCCTTTGTCATTGGTGGGTTTGCTAAAGCAAAAGAAGGAATCGAAGAAACGATTAAAAATAAAGAACCAAACGTCGAATTATTAATGATTTTTGCAGCTATCGGTTCTGGATTAATTGGTTATTGGGCAGAAGGTGCAATTTTAATTTTTATCTTCTCTCTCAGCGGCGCTTTAGAAACATACACGATGAATAAAAGCCATAAAGAAATTGCATCGTTAATGAATTTACAACCGCAAGAGGCATTAAAAATAACCGCTGACGGAGAAAGCGTAGTACCGGTCGAATCACTGCAAGTAGGAGATCTCGTACTGGTTAAACCAGGGGAACGTATCCCAACAGACGGAAAAATTAACAAAGGAACATCCAACTTAGACGAAGCTGCGATTACCGGAGAATCCATTCCTGTATCGAAGCAAGTTGGCGATGAAGTATTTACTGGAACGGTAAACTTACGAAGTTCTATCGTGGTCGAAGTAACGAAAGAAAGTAGCGACTCATTATTCCAAAAAATTATCGATCTCGTTCAAAATGCGCAAAGTGAAAAATCTCCATCGCAACAATTTATTGAACGTTTTGAAGGAAAATACGTAAAAGTAGTACTAGTTGCTGTCTTACTCATGATGTTCTTGCCACACTATTTACTCGGCTGGAGTTGGAATGACACTATTTATCGTGCAATGGTACTTTTAGTTGTTGCCTCTCCTTGTGCACTCGTTGCTTCTATTATGCCTGCAACGTTATCTGCTATCTCGAATGGGGCAAAACGTGGCGTTTTATTTAAAGGTGGCGTACACATCGAGTCCCTCGGACATTTAAATTGCATTGCCTTTGATAAAACAGGAACATTAACAAAAGGAAAACCGGAAGTAACCGACATCGTAGTACGTCCTGATTTAGATAAGAAAACATTTTTAACTATCGTGGCATCTGTTGAAAAACATTCTACTCACCCGCTTGCGCAAGCAATCGTAACCTATGCAAAACAACAACCTAATACGTCTTTTATCGAAATTGATCATATGGAAGACGTTTCGGGTTGGGGAGTAAAAGCAACAGTGGAAAAGAAAGAATGGAAGATCGGGAAAAAGGCATTTGTAGGAGACGAAGCTACAGAAACGTTTGAAAATGGTATCGCTATTCAACTAGCGGAAGAAGGAAAAACGACCGTCTTCGTACAAGATGAAAAAGGAATTGCTGGCGTTTTGGCACTACAAGATACGATTCGTCAAGAAGCCATCGATGCACTAGCACTTCTTCGCCATTACGGCATTCGTACGGTCATGATTACGGGAGATAGCGAAAAAACAGCGCAAGCAATTGCAAAAGAAGCAGGTGTAGATGAATATTTTGCAGAATGTTTACCACAAGATAAAGTAACCATCATTAAACAGCTAAAAGAAAAATACGAAACAGTTGCAATGGTTGGGGACGGAATTAACGATGCTCCTGCACTTGCTACCGCTACGACTGGTGTCGCAATGGGAGAAGGGACAGACGTTGCGCTTGAAACAGCAGACATTGTCTTAATGAAAAATGACTTATCTAAAATTGCATACGCGATTAAATTATCACGAAAAATGAATAAAATTGTAAAACAAAATATTATTTTTTCCTTAACCGTTATTATGTTATTAATCTCTGCAAACTTTTTACAAGCTGTCAACTTACCGCTTGGCGTTATCGGTCATGAAGGAAGTACGATTTTAGTTATTTTAAATGGATTACGTTTATTACGGGAACAAAACTAA
- the tnpA gene encoding IS200/IS605 family transposase: MKLDNNNHSVFLLYYHLVLVVKYRRKVIDVAISDYAKDMFVRLGENYNISLVEWNHDMDYVHILFKAHPNTEMSKFINAYKSASSRLIKKHFPQVKKKLWKEYFWSRSFCLLTTGDASIEVIKKYIESQGVK; the protein is encoded by the coding sequence ATGAAATTAGACAATAATAATCACTCAGTATTCCTATTGTATTATCATCTTGTTCTGGTCGTAAAATATCGTAGAAAAGTGATAGACGTTGCCATATCTGACTATGCGAAAGATATGTTTGTTCGATTGGGCGAAAATTACAATATTTCCTTAGTCGAATGGAATCACGATATGGATTATGTGCATATTTTGTTCAAAGCACATCCGAATACTGAAATGTCAAAGTTCATCAACGCTTATAAAAGCGCAAGTTCACGACTTATCAAAAAGCATTTTCCACAGGTGAAAAAGAAACTGTGGAAAGAGTATTTTTGGTCAAGGAGTTTTTGCTTACTTACAACTGGTGATGCATCCATTGAAGTGATAAAGAAATATATAGAAAGTCAAGGTGTAAAGTGA
- a CDS encoding DsbA family protein — protein sequence MNKQTNWTAITIVIIVVLAIGSIFFMKLLKNDETNKEQTTQEQTPKQNTNKPLDPTIFQYEAQPMLGSDTATVKVAEFADYKCPACKYFSEEIFPQLKKDYIDTGKIQFYSYNLAFLAPDSLTAAMVGEAVYKQNKEAYWTYNELVLKNQQNEAKNWATTDFLYDLIEKNMPEVNMEQLKKSVENEEAKENVIKDSNIAQTLEISGTPAVFVNGMEVEESMNYEAVKQTIEEELKK from the coding sequence TTGAATAAACAAACGAATTGGACAGCTATTACAATTGTTATTATTGTAGTACTTGCTATCGGTAGCATCTTTTTTATGAAATTATTAAAAAACGATGAAACGAACAAGGAACAAACAACACAAGAACAAACACCGAAACAAAATACGAATAAGCCACTCGATCCAACTATTTTTCAATACGAAGCACAGCCGATGCTTGGAAGTGACACTGCAACGGTGAAAGTAGCAGAGTTTGCAGATTACAAATGCCCTGCTTGTAAATATTTTTCAGAAGAAATTTTCCCCCAGCTAAAAAAAGACTACATTGATACGGGAAAAATTCAATTTTATAGTTATAACCTTGCATTTCTTGCACCCGATTCTTTAACTGCTGCGATGGTTGGAGAAGCTGTTTATAAACAAAACAAAGAAGCGTATTGGACGTACAATGAACTTGTCCTTAAAAATCAACAAAACGAAGCAAAAAACTGGGCAACAACTGACTTTTTATATGACTTAATTGAAAAAAATATGCCAGAAGTTAATATGGAACAATTAAAAAAATCCGTTGAAAATGAAGAAGCAAAAGAAAATGTCATAAAAGATTCCAATATTGCGCAAACACTTGAAATCTCTGGGACTCCTGCTGTTTTTGTAAACGGCATGGAAGTGGAAGAATCCATGAATTACGAAGCAGTAAAACAAACAATTGAAGAAGAGTTGAAGAAATAA
- a CDS encoding GNAT family N-acetyltransferase yields MISGGSSSREWLPWLDTTTKVEDTKEFIAFALTGYIEKKSMNTAILYKGEIVGVAGYNEIK; encoded by the coding sequence GTGATAAGTGGTGGGAGTAGTTCCCGAGAATGGCTTCCTTGGTTGGATACGACGACAAAAGTGGAAGACACGAAGGAATTTATTGCGTTCGCCTTAACAGGTTATATTGAAAAGAAAAGCATGAATACCGCTATTCTATATAAAGGAGAAATTGTTGGAGTAGCTGGATATAATGAAATAAAATAG
- a CDS encoding alanine/glycine:cation symporter family protein, which translates to MDSNNVLKVINHISGWIWGTPLLVLLVGTGIYLTIRLGLLQFRMLPYALKLAFTPNKNEKGKGDISHFQALMTALAATIGTGNIVGVATAVILGGPGAIFWMWMTALVGMATKYAEAVLAVKYRVQDPKNGEMSGGPMYYIEKGLGMKWLGMLFAFFGAIAAFGIGNTVQTNAVANNVKQTFGISPVITGLVLTIFTALVILGGIRNIGKVSAIFVPIMAIFYVLGGCIIIAMNLELVPSAFALIFQDAFTGNAVAGGAIGAVIKYGVARGLFSNEAGLGSAPIAAAAAKTDYPSRQGLVSMTSVFLDTIVVCTITGLTLIIGDMYTEKGANAGALTSQTFEMFLGKTGSLIVTLGLIFFAYSTVIGWSYYGEKCVTYLFKRWAVIPYRIAFVAAVFIGAIVKDLNVVWGVADIMNGLMAIPNLIALLGLSGVVVYETKIFLKQYEKEKAMKKATKVAS; encoded by the coding sequence TTGGACAGTAACAACGTATTGAAAGTTATTAACCATATTAGTGGATGGATTTGGGGTACCCCATTATTGGTGTTACTCGTTGGGACAGGGATCTATTTAACGATTCGATTAGGGCTCTTACAATTTCGCATGCTTCCATATGCGTTAAAATTAGCTTTTACACCAAATAAAAACGAGAAAGGAAAAGGGGATATTTCCCATTTTCAAGCTCTAATGACCGCTCTTGCAGCTACAATCGGTACGGGTAACATCGTTGGCGTTGCAACAGCTGTCATTTTAGGAGGTCCAGGTGCTATCTTTTGGATGTGGATGACTGCTCTCGTTGGAATGGCGACAAAATATGCAGAAGCGGTATTAGCAGTAAAATACCGCGTCCAAGATCCGAAAAACGGTGAAATGAGCGGTGGACCGATGTATTATATCGAAAAAGGGCTAGGTATGAAATGGCTAGGTATGCTTTTTGCTTTCTTTGGAGCAATTGCTGCATTTGGTATCGGAAATACCGTACAAACAAATGCGGTAGCGAATAATGTAAAACAAACATTCGGCATTTCACCTGTCATTACTGGACTCGTGTTAACGATTTTTACTGCTCTCGTTATTTTAGGTGGGATTCGTAATATCGGAAAAGTATCTGCTATTTTCGTTCCTATCATGGCTATCTTTTATGTATTAGGTGGCTGTATTATTATCGCAATGAACCTTGAATTAGTACCTTCTGCATTTGCCCTTATTTTTCAAGATGCCTTTACTGGAAATGCAGTAGCTGGTGGAGCAATCGGAGCTGTAATTAAATACGGGGTTGCTCGTGGATTGTTTTCCAATGAAGCAGGGCTCGGTTCGGCACCGATTGCCGCAGCAGCAGCAAAAACGGATTATCCAAGTAGACAAGGTCTCGTATCGATGACTTCTGTTTTTTTAGATACGATTGTTGTTTGTACCATTACAGGATTAACCTTAATTATTGGGGATATGTATACAGAAAAGGGTGCTAATGCCGGGGCGTTAACGAGTCAAACTTTTGAAATGTTTTTAGGAAAAACCGGCTCCCTAATCGTCACGCTAGGATTAATCTTCTTTGCTTACTCTACTGTTATCGGTTGGAGTTATTACGGAGAAAAATGTGTGACGTATTTATTTAAACGTTGGGCTGTTATTCCGTATCGTATCGCCTTTGTAGCAGCCGTTTTTATCGGAGCTATCGTAAAAGATTTAAATGTTGTCTGGGGCGTTGCAGATATTATGAATGGTTTAATGGCTATCCCGAACTTAATTGCATTACTCGGACTTTCAGGTGTAGTCGTATATGAAACGAAAATATTTTTAAAACAATATGAAAAAGAAAAAGCAATGAAAAAAGCAACTAAAGTTGCATCCTAA
- a CDS encoding ATP-binding cassette domain-containing protein, translating into MVRKQKRMELSIALTAGTNVVLMDNPTCFFDTNGWKSCMDYLSKVNKQYNVTIIVDIDTFEIAKKYVQRIIALKNGEVVLDEEVEEIPVEMVDAINSKQSLVVYE; encoded by the coding sequence TTGGTACGAAAACAAAAACGAATGGAGCTTTCTATTGCTTTAACCGCAGGAACAAACGTGGTATTAATGGATAATCCTACCTGTTTTTTTGATACAAACGGATGGAAAAGTTGCATGGATTATCTGTCAAAAGTAAATAAACAATATAATGTGACGATTATCGTAGATATCGATACGTTTGAGATAGCCAAGAAATATGTGCAGCGAATCATTGCTTTAAAAAATGGGGAAGTTGTATTAGATGAAGAGGTAGAAGAGATACCAGTAGAAATGGTGGATGCAATAAACTCAAAGCAATCACTCGTAGTCTATGAATAA